Below is a genomic region from Lampris incognitus isolate fLamInc1 chromosome 2, fLamInc1.hap2, whole genome shotgun sequence.
cgaccagggcagctcggaagagcggggtaattgtccagatacaattggtgagaaaataatttaaaaaaaagattgaaaACCCTTTAAGAGAAAGCAGTGGTGCATCATCTCAACAACTCTGAAACAAGTGCAGGAGCGAGTACACACTTTGGTTGTTTATTCTGATCATGTATTTACAGAAATTGTGTTAAATCCAAACAACTGGAAAGGTTTTGAGAGAGCTCGTGTTAACCCTGAAAGTGGCCTTGCAAAACAAATGTGTCTCACTGATCAGCATGGATGTCTTTACCGTCCATCTGCTAAAACTTCCTGGGAAAACAGCCACCCACGTCCACTGACTCCGGCCAACCTTGATAGACGTTGGTTTCCTCTTCATTGGCAGCTCGCTGTTcggagaacagacagacagacatgagtcTTTTTGTTACTTGATTTGTACGTGACATATCACTCATCTGAACTTGAATAGCTGTTTTCAGTTAAAATAATACAAGCAAAGCAGATGCGGAATGAAAAAGGACGGTTGACCTTCTCGAAGGGACTCTTCTGGCCTATCCCAGAAGCTCCAGCGAAGACCCAGCTGTCCCTGTACTGCAGGGACATGATGGAAGCACTCCCCAGCCCAACAAATATCTCTTTCATTTCATCCGTCATCCTGCAGGGAGGCAATGATGGACTCGGGTTAGAAAAGTCTCATGGTGAgataggatggacagatgaatcATGAATCATCCGAGTTATGAACTTACTTTTTTGTCACATCGTCAAAAGACGCCACCAAAACGATCGTTCCCGGCTTGATCGCCTTCAGGTAAGCCAAGATGTCCTCCAGCTCTGTAATCAGAGAGAACAAGAACAGCAATCATCATTTGGGGGTTTCTGCCAATGTTGAAATTTGAGAAATGGCCAAACAAAATTGAAAGCCTTACTTTTATAATTCAAGCAGTCGACCTTTTCGACCGTCCCATTTTGACCTGGGATGGAAAACGACAGAGGATCGTCAGTACTGCAGCACCACTGTGTTTGTGTCAGTTTCGCAGCTCGTTCTGCAACATGGTTATTTACCAGATCTGACCAGCTGGGGCGTGCTGAGAGGATATCAGACGGCCTTTTAACTCACCGTTCACAAGCGCCATGTTTAGCCCCGGGCCCACGTTATTCAGGACGCTACTCATGATGCTGTCAAGACAAGAGGAAGGAAGGctgagtttgtttgttttctcccctttttctccctaattgtacttggccaatcaccccacagatcgctgctccaccccctctgccaatccggggagggctgcacactaccacatgcctcctctgatgcatgtggagtcgccagccgcctcttttcacctgacagtgaggagtttcaccagggggacgtagtgcgtgggaggatcacgctatttcccccagttacacctccccctccctgaacaggtgccccgaccgaccaggacacatacccacaatccggcttcccacccgcagacacagccagttgttcctgtagggacgcccgaccaagccggaggtaacacggggattcgatccgccgatacccgtgttggtaggccacgtatagaccgccacgctacccggacgcccccatgaaGGCTGAGCTTAAACCACAGCTTTACTAGTTAAACATCCATGCTAGATTTAGTAATAAACAACAGTGTAAAAAAATGGCCAATGAACACATACACTTTACCCTCAACACAGATCTTTGGCCCCACAACATCAGCTGCTCCGCTTGTGATGTGGAAAGCAAAGTGGTCCAGGGGACAGCTCCTGGAGAGGCTGCACGGGGCTGTCGGTTTCTGTGCAGCTGAAAACGCAGCACACCGTGGGATGCAATTTCATGAAACAAAGGAACAAGAACAGAAAGACCGGGTCTGATAAGACTGTGGATGGCAGTGCCTTCACATTCTGATTTTATCATTTCCATCATGGAAAGACGGTGCAACAATTACAAAACCTCGACGAAAGCTGTCAATATTTTATTCAAATAACCTCAGTCTGACTGGAATATTGCCAAAGATGATGTGTTGTATTGAGCTTTTATGAAACTGAGCCCATTTTCCACTTACCAGTTTTGGTCTTTTCCATTGATGGAATTCctgaaatgaaggaaggaggcGTTACTAAAAAAAAGACATCCCAAATTTTCCATTATTTAAGGTAAAAGGGTAGCTCAAAAATAATCTCACCAAATATATCTTGGATACGCTTGGCTTTTTCACGCATGTTGGGTGAATCGATGGAGAGTCTCCATATTAACAGGGCGATAACAATGAGAGCAACCAGGGACACAAAATCTATCAAGAGATAATAATTAAAATATGTTCGTTTCAAATTTTGACCTTGAGGCCTGAAAGGCAGACAGCTCAAATGAGGCGTTTGGTGCAGGAGACGGGCTCTCACCTCGCTTTCTCATCTCCACAACCCCTCACAGGACTCTGGCTGCTGCTGCGAAGACGTGTTGAGCCGGTGTTGTTCCTGTTATCCGGACTTTCTGTCACCATGCTCGACTCTTTTTGGTTTTACTGTGCACTGGCGGGGAGGGGAGAGACGTTATGATCACAAAAACTCCTCCTGTGAATCATAAAAACAGGGCACAGTATCCTTTACACGCCCATCGTAAACATGTTCACCTGGTTTCTTTCTCAAACAGCGTTGCACACGGGAAGGCGCCAACCGTTAACAGATGTAGACGTGTTCCCCCATTTACATGCGCAAACAAGAGTGCGCAGACTGTGAGGCAAAAGGGGaacacgagtcttgtgtttgtaaacgttactacCGTAACCTactaaaaagactcactggccgaggGCTGAAGGGTCGgcccccttcagtcgagcggttagcgacgccgccCTGTGGTGTCGCACGCCGCAGATCGAATCCCGCCCCGGGCGGGAAAGTGCTcggcagcggtgggatctggAAGCGCGCAGAGCCTCAtacgtctcttcggagcgcgtaAACGAATCGGGAAGTTGTTCTCCGGTGCTCAGCATGAGTTTCAACTGGTACTGCTTTCTGTCTTCATTGCGTAGACCTTCAAcgtattctgagatttccattttcgaacttttctccgtttatgtttcgtgttctcatgaatgacgcagggttagtactcataaccgggtttattaaccaacacgacgaggatgcaataagacaacATACAGGTAGCTGGCAGCCAGCACTGTTACCACGCGGGCccccacccggtaacctgtataactgagtgttcctcagtacggcgtctgcagtggctcaacaaaCATCAGCACTAACGCAGTGACTGATCTACACCCCCCTTTCTTAGCTCTTGCACCTACAATAACAAACCATGTTTTCAATTATcaatacttgctgaataacatatattgaacaactgttcaataatcacacagtgagaattatcaaatacaaagaaaacaatttgcccttaatgaataatatgaaaatagttgtcttAGCAAAGCATGTAATTGTATCTTTACCAcagtttaattttaagttttatacgctttcCTCTGTGAGGTTCACAGGTACGCACGTCGTTTCTCGGCCACGTtctgccacacgttctgcgcgcgcgtcttgtttacaacgcagcttttacgtcacgcgacGAGGGGGTCTATGGCTAATGCCGTTCAAGCAGACGCGGCCACAAACGTGTGCAAAACGGGGCTTTGCTTTGACGTGAACCGCCCATATGTAAAGAGGGCTGAAAGAAAATGGTCAAATCCGGCATTTACATGCAAACATTACAATGTACACCAAATACTGGCAAGTCTAGGATTATTTGCATACAGAAAATTGCCAAAGCACAAAGACGACACAAGGCCATGGTGTTTACACACAAGAAAAGCCTGCTAACATTTTGCCTAAAAAAGACGAGGATCACATTTAAATACCACGCAAAACAAAATTTTGAGATTTCAATTTTCAGCTTGTTCGTTTGTGAAAATTCATCAACAAGTCACATATAACACAAACACGCCTCATAGATTGacccaatcagacagacagacagcagctgTTAGCCCCTCATACATCCAGGCTTTTATGCCGTCAAACACATGTTTCATCTTAAAAGACATCCCCAATTAAAGCTTTAAAAGGAAACACAAAGCTGGTCTTGGCAAAATAATTACATGCCCTCACTCGCACATTTCTCAGATAACACACAATGTGGGATGGTCAGTTTAATGG
It encodes:
- the si:dkeyp-67f1.2 gene encoding protein FAM3C: MRKRDFVSLVALIVIALLIWRLSIDSPNMREKAKRIQDIFGIPSMEKTKTAAQKPTAPCSLSRSCPLDHFAFHITSGAADVVGPKICVEGKVIMSSVLNNVGPGLNMALVNGQNGTVEKVDCLNYKKLEDILAYLKAIKPGTIVLVASFDDVTKKMTDEMKEIFVGLGSASIMSLQYRDSWVFAGASGIGQKSPFEKRAANEEETNVYQGWPESVDVGGCFPRKF